The nucleotide sequence ATTGTGAAGAACTCAATAACCAAAGAGAACAGAGTAATTCTCCACTCATTGTTGATTCAGTTTTTCAGAACATGTCTAAACCTGGAGATTATGATACAGAATTTCCCCGAGGGTCCAGGCTGGTGAATGCTGAGCAGCTTGAATCCAATGCTGACCATAGCATGCAAGGTAAATACTTCTATTATGGATCACCGCACTATGAAGAATCTGGGGTTTGGATACCCGTTTCAGTCCCACCAATGTCAGAGAGCGAGCATGAAGAGTGGACCAAAGGTTTTTGTTCGAATGGGGGCCACTTACCTGAAGGAGACATGGGGTGGAGTCAGTTCATCAGGGAAGATAAGGAGTTGACCATGTGGGATGTAGTAGTTGAAATGCTAGTTTTGGCCCAAGGAAAAGTGAGTGCTTTTGCTTCTGGTGGTACTAATGGTTGTATAATTCCGTGGGTATCAAGCCATTTACTTGAGCAAGCTTGGAATGAGATGGCTCAAACTCTCACAGCAGCCAATTTTGGTAAAACAAGGGAAATTCTGGAAGCAGAGCCACCAAGATGGTTGGCGGACAGCTCTGCTGCTGCTTGCATGCTCTGCAGCGTGCGGTTTCACCCAATAATGTGCTCAAGGCATCATTGCAGGTTTTGTGGAGGAATATTCTGCAATGAGTGTTCTAAAGGAAGGAGCTTGTTGCCTGCAAAGTTCCGCACTGGGGATCCTCAAAGAGTCTGTGATGTATGTTTCGTGCGGCTTGATTCTGTTCAATCATACTTGATGGACCAAGTAAGTCATGCTGCTCAGTTGCCAACCCACGATCTGACAGACCTCAGTACTTTGAGATCCTGGGTAAATTTTCCATGGGGACAATCCATGGAGTATGAGATTTATAAGGCAACAAACACTATTCAGGGTTATAATAAGGTAACAATATGGTTATATTATTGATGATTTATGTTGATGCTTAACCCTTTCCATGAAAGTGAGAAATCCAAATAGGCAAAGGAATTGAGGTTTAGAATTGGAATTCAGTCATGGATAACTGCTTTCCTGGTAACTATGTTAGTGGACTTGAAAATTCTTCTTGCCCCATTTGAAAAAGGGTGCATGGAATGTGTCCTGCTCAGATTTTAACCAATACAAGGGAGGAAAATTTGTAGATCCTATTATCATAAAACCAATTCAGTCTTTTATATCAAGAAATATTCTAGTAAAAATGTTTTGCTAAAGTTTCCTGAAATTTCATCTTATGCATTACTGAACAGAATGTCATTGGCCAGGTAGGTTCTCTGAAACCAGAGAAGTTAATTCCAGATGCCATTCTACGGCAAGCGAAAGGCCTTGCAATACTTACCATAGTAAAAGTAGGCATGATGGTTACCTACAAAATTGGAACAGGACTAGTAGTTGCTCGCAAAGAAGATGGTTCATGGTCCCCTCCTTCTGCCATTTCCTCTTTTGGTGCTGGTTGGGGAGCTCAGGTGAAGTAATTTCTTCTGTTTGTTTGTTCTGTCTGAAGTTTGTCTCCGATGGCATTAAGATAATGTACCGCCACTCTCCAAAAGAAATTACTAGGATATGCTACCCCTAAATTCTAACCAAAGAGGCAATACATAACTAAATGctaaaatataactaaaatttattgtttCTTAAGATCTCGATTTTCCAACCAATTGGtagtattaaaattttcaattgtatGTGTCCATCTTCACATTACTCCATGGATTGTACTTACAAAgtcattgtttatttatttattcatagaatttttGGTCTAATGTATTTGTAAAAGGTTTCTAAAAGCTAATCATGCATTTCCAAATCGAGCTGTTGTTTCCCTTATCTGGGTTTACTTGTTTATAGGTTGGAGGAGAATTGACAGACTTCATAATTGTCTTGAGAACAAATGATGCTGTCAAGACATTTAGTGGTAATGCACATCTGTCAGTTGGAGGAGGCTTGAGTGCAGCTGTTGGCATTGTTGGACGAGCAGTCGAAGCGGATGTACGAGCTGGTGATGGCGGGTTTGCTGCTTGTTATACATATAGCTGTAGTAAAGGTACTTCTTCCTCGGTTAATTCTGTATCATGTTATTCAAACTCTGCATGTTCTAGAAACCTATCAAATTTGGGGGAGGGGGAAGTGTATCTGTGTGGCCTTGAAAGGGCTGCATTTGACTCCCAAGTTCATCTTATGAAAGATTCTTCGATCTACACCAGTCAAAAGAGGTAATGTGTAACTGAAGTGATAATTTGATATGTCAAGTTAGGTGGTGCAGTTCCTAGATCATTGTTGATCTTTCACCAATCACTTCAAGGGAAGTGTATCTGTGTGGCCTTGAAAGGGCTGCATTTGACTCCCAAGTTCATCTTATGACAGATTCTTCGATTTACACCAGTCAAAGGAGGTAATGTGTAACTAAAGTGATAATTTGATATGTCAAGTTAGGTGGTGCAGTTCCTAGATCATTGTTGACCTTTCACCAATCACATCAAGCCACATCATGATATTGAAGGATCCTACCATCATTTCAGGAGAAAGTGAGCCACCTCAGGAATTCATTTGTTTAATCATTCTTTAATTAAATGATAACAGTtcctccttttttctttttcttttttaaatatatcacCTTGGTTGTGAGAAGGCTGAAAATCCCAACTACtgtataaataaatcatatagAGTCTAGCCTTCAAATCCAGCAACTAGGGAAAGATTCAATTTGGGGCAGGTCTCCTCCACCTCTCCCTTTTATAGTTTGCTGTacaaattttctctttcatatGTTTGGTGTGAACTGCATGCCTTTTTAGTGAAATAACCATTAACAGGTACACCCCTTTAGGAATGGTGCAAAGAAACAACTGCATTAGGAAGAAGATAGAGATTATTTCAGTTAGTATATAGCACTATATCAATTACCGAGTATCAACTAAGCAAAAAATTTTGCTAACAAGGAATACCCGAAAGGCCAAAAAATTTGTATTCCATACTATAAACTAAAAGCTTCTGTTTAGTGGTAATCCCACAAACAATGAGTGTAGGTAACAACTGATGGTGGAAAATATAGCTAATCATCTTTTGACATGAATAACCTATTGCCATCTACATCAGAAgctattccattttatttctggTTGGTGTCTATAATGCTGGTTGAAATTTTTAAGGATATTGAAAAATGTGGAGGAATCCATGGACCTTCAGTGGGAGGTGGAGTATTGGGTAGGGCTGGTGGTGGGTAGGTTGGTGTTTGGTGTGACCCACCAGCATAACTGGAAGTTTATCAACCTGTCTTCCCTTGTTAATTCTAAAATCCTTGTATTGGGTCTGATACTAAGCCCTAAGCTAATATCCAATTCGAGGATGTTCAGTGGAATGGCTTGACCTTTGAAGATCCCCttccattttcatttgcatttcATGAGTGTGAATGCCACTCTTGCAAGTGTGTACAACCCAAACCATGATCTTCTCCCCCCCATCCCACCCTACTAAAGGTTTATATGATGGTTCTATTATAATTGTCTCTGAAGTCATTGAAGCCACTCAGATTGGGCTTTTGGTGCCCCAAATTGAACTGATGGTATTGGTATGTGCAGATGGAAAGTTTTGCCTGAATATTTATTGCCCAAGATGGAAATTTTTTGCCTAAATATTGATTACCCAAATTGAACTTTTGGTAGTATCATAATTAtttgcatttgaattttgaaaaaaagaaaatcattttttttccatgcatCCTTATCCATTGAATTTTACTCGTTCTTGTAAgtgattttgttgtttttgccAATAGCTTTGTTGAAATGTTTTTGCAGAAATCCCTTGAAGCTAATCAGGGGCCTCTGATCTGCCTTCAAAAACCACGCGGAAACCTCTAAATCCATTAGTTCCATGCTTGTTTATTTTGCATGCATTCCCAAATTCCAAAACTGTACATTTCTGCCTTCATACCATGTAATGTGATGACTGTTGACCACGCAGGCGCATTCTTGGGATGTTCGATTGAGGGAAGCATCTTCACCACCCGCAAACAAGAGAATTCTCGATTTTATGGTAGCCAGTCAATCAGTGCATCTGACATTCTTCTGGGTTCATTGCCTCAGCCACCAGCGGCCGCCATCCTCTATCGTGCGTTGACTGATCTATATCAAAAGCTTGATGGATGATCCATATGATTTGGGCATTCACATGCAGCATCTCTTTGGTAAGGATGCTCAAATGATGTACAGCATGTCACCATTTAGACCATCTGCCCAAGGCTGGTGGTTTGTGTATAAATTCAATGAACACACGGGTTAAACTCATATTCCTCTCATTTGTATATAAAAACTTGTAAGATGAACAGATGCAAATTCATTGCCAAGGAATAAAAGAAACAAGttgttttaatgtttttgtCAATTAAGAACgctaatttttttcccctcaaatcTTTGGAGTTCTCTCTTATCGTTGAGTTAGATTTTTTGTAGACCTAATGATGATTTTTAGGATAAAATGAATGGGGTTATTATTGCAATTTCTAATGatgatttttagaataaaaagaatGGGCCTATTATTGTAATTTCATTTTGTGGAAGTGGGTTATTTTATGGAAGAGTGGTGGCGTGAAGACTTACTTTTGAGACTCTTTCCTCATCTTACTTGTCATATCCAGTTCGAAAGATAATTGGGGAGTGGATGTTTGGAGCAGTTTGGTGAAAGGGGATACTAGAGTCCATGCTTTTGTATACCGTTTCATAATTGGGAGCTGGGGACAGTGGAGGTCTCTTTGTGCAAAATTCTAAAGCAAGTAGTCAGGTGGACGTAGAGAATGGGATGGTATGGTGGATTCAAAGAGTGGAAAGTTCCCTGTTCAATCTTTCTGTTCCTTTTTGGTGTTAGGAGGAATAAAACCCATTTCCAATTGTAGCTATTTGGAAACTATGGATTCTGATGGAACtcgcttttttgtttttgtatggGAAGCTACACGAGGaaagattttgattttggaCTAGTTGTGAGAGGTGGTTGTCTTTAGGGAATGGATTTTACAGgtataaaagagaagaaagtcTCTTGATCACATTTTCTTATATTGTAGCTTTACAAGATTGTTGTGGCAATTGATCTTATTCAGGCTTGTTATGGAGTGAGTGATGCACATCTCAATCGGGCGATGTTATCAAGTTGAAATGGGTTTTATGTGGAAGAGTGCGAATGACGATCTTATGGTAGCAAGCACTcaaatcctttttatttttattttttttgttttatatgtataatttgGTGTAATGTGTTAGGCATGATATAATGGCGGCTTCTATGTCTGGtaaattttgttaatgagttatattaataataatagaggTTTAGAGTTTGTGacaactattttcgaaaataattttttgttcttcaaaatagGAAGTTAGGAAAagcaaaaactattttttgttcttaagggttattttaattgttttagaaaacatattttaattttttttttcatttgtttttaatggttattttaataaataattatacaaatataaaaattattttttaaaacatatttaaaaatatgataaataaattaaaagtattttaaatttttaagtaaatttttattttataaaacattataaaatagttttcaaaaattataaattaggCTTCTGACTATATATTCCTTGTGTACCATGTCACATCTTCAACGTATCTCCTTTAATAAATTCCTCTTTCTCTTTTGTGTTAAAATCATCTAAACTaaaggtggtgttttttttaataaaaaattaaatatttatttagttaaaagtaaACTGTTAACATCATCCAACACAATTAAACTATTGTCATcatcatccaacataactaaacGATAACACGTTCACTTTAATTGTTAACAAGTTACTTTtatcttaatagaaaaaatcaaatattttaactttttatgagtaaaaaaaaaacaccaccttaatgTTGAGTTGGAGAGCTTTTAtgcattttctttcatcattcttTACCTCAGTAATTTTCTCCAGCTTCAGAAATTGTGAGTTGTTCGAGCTATCATCCGCTCGATCTTGAACTCAGAAGTAGCTGAGGAACGCCTTACTGCAGAAGCAACATCACTTAGAACTTGTTTGACTGGATTTTAGGAAGTAATTTTAATCTTGCTAACACTTCAAAACAAttctttcaataaaaattttcaaatgctaaaaggataaaaaaacatttattgaaATCACGGATTCTTAGTTTTGCCAAGCCCCTACATGGAAGTTTCTCACAACCCATTTCATGTTATGCAACTCTCCCATGGATAATGCTATTGCGATCGCTTGCGGCCTCATCCAACAGTATGATGCTAGTTCTTCATCATCCTTTTAAGACAAAACACAACTGTGTGTCGCTGGTCTACGCAGAATCCACTGCAGCAAGTTTGTCCCATATTCCCTGAATTCTTAAGATGCcctaaaatatgattaaatgaAAACCTCCATCACAACTTTTTGACCACTCCAATATCTATTCCATAATTCATAGGAATGATTGGATCCCACTCTAATGCTGAACATACTTGAACTTTTTCCTCATTGCCCTTCTTTAACTTCAATTAATAATATGCATTAATGGTGATTGTAATGAGACAAATGAAGATGTCCATCCCAAGCAAATAATTCAGTTGGAGAAAATGCAACACATCACCAGATCTAGAGAACAATAATAGAGATGTGCCAGTATGGTGAGAACTCCATAATCAATCGGTTGATCTTCACATCCAAAATCCTTTTCAATCACAAACCCCAAGTCACACAAACAATCAATATTGGTGTAGAATGCTGTAAAGAAAACTACTAGGTTGGAAAAAGTAATGACCTTAAGAGAAGGGGCAAAATCACCACCATTgactatttataatttaatttcagtaaaaatttttctttaaagaaCAGCTGATCCTACTCACTGTATTTCAAACTCGATCTGCCTTCCCAACTGAAACATTGCAAATTTGAAATCATCAACATGGTAAGAACTAGTTGCATTTTGCACAACGAGAAGCTTAAAGCCAAACCATGAGACCCAAGGTCAATTTTCCTTCTGTCCTCTTATCTGCATATTATCAAGAACATGTAATTAATGAACAAAAACATAAAGGGAATTCATTACAGATGCATCCCTGCAGCCAATAGTTCCTCTTAATTTACCTGGTTCTAGAGCTCCCAAGGGTGAGCTCAAGTTCATCGGATCCACATTCTTCATGGATCCTCTCTCCTTCCCATGGCTTCACCAACCCTGTTGTATTGCTGCCAAATGCAAACTCAGCTGCAATCCCATCTGCCATTGGAACATCAGCTGTATGATCAGATCCCGCAGCAACTGCAGGAGAGCATGTCCCACTTTGCCCAGGAGTCCACATTCGAGATCCTCCACCTGCTAAAACCTCCTCTTTAAAACCAAATGGGTTTGCTGAGACAAGGCTGAATGTGGGAGATGCTGGCCCACCTTGGGGAATTTGCATACCGGCAAACCATCCTGAATCAGGATGAACCTGACGGCCAGGGCTTGGAGGGGTGGAAGAAGGCAGGAAGTAGCGCTGCCCGGCCCAGCCTGGCCCACCAGTTGTATCATCCCAGTCATTCTTGAGTCGTGGAGTTCGGGCAGTTGGAGAGCTCAATGGAGGGGTAACTGGAGCACTTATAGAACCTCCATGGATGTAGAGATGGTGGGGGAACTTGGATGAAGTTGATGATGAACCAGATGAGAGGTTTTTGAGCCATGGAATGAGGGCATTGGCATCAGCACTAACATTCGCATTGGCAGCATAACGGGATGAGACAGGGCTTGGGAAAGATGAAGAGGCAGGGCTTGGATTGTAGGAGGCACATGGGCTTGGATTATAGGAGGCACATGGGCTTGGATTGTAGGAGGCACATGGGCTTGGCTGGTATGATGAGCATGGACTTGCTGATGCTGAGCCACCCATAATATCCATGCGTTCCACAGGTTTGCATCcctagaaaaagtcaaaatgcTAAACAGTAAATGAAACAGAAGATTTGATCAGCTGCACACACATTTGATTGGGGTGCAAGCCTAAACTATACAATAACTAATCCCCATGTCCTATAGAGCTAAGTCCGAAGTGAGATGTAAATATACTGTGAGTGGGTTAAATTTCATGCAACTGCTTGCCAATTAGCTAAATGGCATATAAGGATATTTGTACCTTGCTTATATCAAAAGAGTGAggtaaaatatgtataaaatctAATGAGATAATTTTGAGTCGACAACAAAGTTATTGTCAtataaccaaaataaataacaacgaAACAGACATAGATAACAAATTTTGTAGTATGTTTCAGGAAACCCGGTTTGCCAAATAGACAGAGGTGGTCCATTTTCTACAAACAGCAAGAAGATACTTTAATTGTTTCCATTTCCATTACCATgtcaaaacatgaaaaaacaaAGAGCAAGATATCCCTAAGAGTAACTCACTGTTTATactttttttgaaacaaaagacATTTTTCAAGAACATTGATTTGGAACCCAGTCAAACAAGAAAGGCAAAATTCAGCAATAATCAATAATGAcctcttttgtttttctccccCATTGGCACAGAATGGTCAGCAATGTGGCAACAGGAAGCCTGTGAGTGAAATCATGAGTGACCAACCTACTGGCAACTTTTGAGGTGTCCCCACCAATATCCAAGTAGTGGAAAAACTCATTAGACCAAACCTATGTTTCCTACTTTTCCCATCAAAATGTCCAACTATAGCCAGTCCACATAAAAGCCGCCAAAGGCCCCCAACCAAATGAGTCAAAAGCCATTCTTAGTCCGCCTCAAGCTCATGCTTGCCCTATTCCCAGTTCTACATCCCCTTAAATCACTTTCTGTCAAAACAAAAGAGCATGATGCTGTTCTTGAACTAGTTACTCCAAACCCAAACTATTCATGCTGCCAAGAAAAGTTTATCTACGGAAATTTCCCCCGTCAAATAAACCAATCAAAGTCATGGTGGCAAAATTGGAACTGTACCCAGACCAGAACTTTTAAAAGGGATAGTAATTAATGTCAACTATGCTTATGCTTTATATCATGGCCCCCACGACACGCTATCTCCCAACATGTTCCTGAATCAAAATCGCCTCATGCTCCACTGccttaaaaatattcaattaacCAAGGAATCCAAGGATATGAAATCCCTTTTTCCTCCCTATTCTAATGATTTAATCTAATCTTTCTCTCTCCAATTACAGAAATAACAAACAACCCCAGCTCACTCCTTTAAAGCAATCCTCGGTGATCCTTTAATTTCAGTCATGTTATCATTAAAGAAAACCAAATTTATCAACTAAGCAAATCTATTTCTACAACGCTAAATCAgctaaattaaataaacttacaaTTGCTTCGGTCATCTTCACAATAtgaagattaattaaaattcctAGAAACACCCAATCACAATGAGAGTTACCTAATAGctataaatttcaaaaagtaTGAGCGGTCATGCTTCAAAGATGATTAACAGGAGAAAATGCAGCGATGCAGAACCCAAAAGTATTATTATCATCCCGAGATTCTCGGAAAAAGAAATCCCATCTCATTGGTCCGCGAGACAATTTGCACagtaaaattaccaaaatgacCTCATGCGCGAAGCATTGTGATTTATCAGCAGCAGTTTGGGGAAGGGAATTCAACGAAGGAAAAGGTTTTCGCAATAAATTCAAGTGCTCGAAAATGGGAATCTCCATAAGAGGAACAAAACACAGTTTTTTCTGTACTAAAAGGAAGACATAAAGAGAACATCAGTTGCGATAAAGCGCAAAGTGAAGCTTCGATCAAGGAGATGGATAGTTACTGAAATGACAAAAATACCCCCGATTTTATGGCTCTACAGAAGGCCATTTCAGTCTTTTTAACAACCTTATGTGCTCTGTGAAAGCAGAGAATCTTTGAAACCTTGTGTTTCGTGCGTcggagagaaagaagaagaaaataaaaaaaataaaaaaacagtcGAGGTGTGATCTATGGTGCCGCGGTACAAAATGCAAGCAATCAAAACAATCTGAGCCGTCCATCAGCGAATGGAGAACAATCAGTGAATGGCCTTTTGATAGAATGCATCCGGCGCAAGTTAGCAAGAACAAGAACCGAAAAttcttttaatcaataaaaaattatatcgaaaattgaaaaatgaagcaGAGTTTCGGATCTGAAAATCGGTGTAAAAATTACGGGCGCATTGGATATCCAATGGCGGGGCACATTGCTAACACAGACAGGGGAACGGAACAGAGAAAAAACGACCGTTACCTTTCTGTAAGTGGTGCCGTCTTCTTCAACCGTCCAACCGGCCTCGTTGCAGAGAGCTTTCAAGACCTCGTTGTTGTCGCAGTGCTTAGGCAGTTTATAGTTACCGTACATACGCAAACCGGAGTAGATCTTCGCGGCGATCGCCCGCCGTCTCCTCTCTCTCCGCTTGTTGTTCTCCCTCTCCTTCCATGTTGGGAGCCTCGTTCCTGTCATGCTTCGCAGACAATCCACCgcccaaaaaaaattgaaccagTACGACGTCGTTCGATTCGAAAAACGCTTTTCACAAGCCCTGGAATAAAAAATTCTCTCGGATGATAAGATCTGACAGCGATTCCGGGAGCAGAAAACTGGGCTTGGCTAGGGAGTCGAGATTTTGTGGTATGAACCGGTCGGAGAAAGAATCAAGGCCGAAGAAGACCGGCCAGTGAACCGGATTGgccgggttttaaaaaaataaaccagCGATCAAATAAATGGAGCGAGGGTCTGTGGGGAGGGAAGCTAAATACAGTGAAGAGTGATAATTGCCCGTGTTGGAGGACAAAAATTACGACAAGGCCACTTCATCTTTATTCCCGAATTTTTGGGCTTTACACGTGTTCagttatttattaagaaaaaggCGGGAGAAGGGAAGGGTGGGCGTTGCAGACTCAGTCAACAAAAACGACGTCGTATGGTTTTCCATTCCGGGTGGCACCGTGTTTGGGGGTAGTATGGGAAACTAACTCAACAACCAACAGGTATGCAGCTATGATGAGCTCCAAAATGTGGAAATACAAAAGCGAAAATTCtttattgtaaaattataaaaataaccaTTCATTGCCTTGTCAAATTCTGGAATCAATTATCATGCCTTTACTAAAGCTAAATCGTGCTTTTCACTACCCTAATTTTTacacttttctttcctttaaccTTTTATCATTATTGCAGATACGTTGGATcctccagaaaaaaaaaaaaaaaaatttccagtAACAGCTTGGATTAAAGCTGTAAGTCCAGTTTTGGACCTGGCCTCAGAATTGCATGGGTTGCCTGAATCCAGGAGTCATAAGTCTCAGGTgaagtgcatccaatcatatattcttaatttttgcaATCCGAGAAAATActtggaaataattttaaacaagcGAAAATCGAATCACTAGAATCATAAAGCAAACAcgagcctccatttcatgggcGCAAAGGATATAAATCTTTTGATCTTcaggaaagaagaagaggatgaGGGGGGGCAGGGGGGTGGGGCACGGATGCGGCGGGGGCCTGTGGGTGTGGGGTGGTTGGTGCGCAAGCACCCTTTGTCGCAGGGGCTCTTCACGTGACGGCACTCTCTGCCCCACGCTTTGCGTGACTCTTACGAGACTGCATCGTACTAACACCTCCCAGGTATGTTTTCTCTGGTGGGCCCACCGCCCATCACCTTCTCTGCCTCATCCCTCTTCTCGcttttgttttgtctttttagtttttgttgtACACATGGATTCGGAAGGAGGGAGGACCAATTCCAACGTTATGCTTGATTGCTTGTCATGGACCTGGCTTGTCTATTAgtcaatgtttttttatttaatttttaataatattatgtagGCTTTTTAGGTCCCTCTCGTAGCATATATAGATGATAACGAACCAAAAGTGACGGTAGATCGATGATAGGGGCTAAATACAATGAATAGGCTTGAACTACGAATTTGGCCcctaaatttgtttttatccCACTTAACCCCCTCctcctcccccctcccccctgtAATGATAATGTCGTTAGCCAGTCATTCATGGCAAAATCATTTCAACTCATGTGGTATCAATAGTTAGAGAGTAAAATAGACATTTTAATTACTCTACTCATGTGTAAGCCGATGTTCCTCCATCTTAGGTGACATTTGCCGACTTTGGAGGTTTTGGtttcctctcttctcttctccttTGCATCGATATCCACACGCCCCATCTTTTATTTTCCGagaaaatattaaggttgttttgtttttgtttcctttgttgtGGGTGGGGTATTCAATATTTTCCATGATTTGTACTTTGAACTTTTTCATTGTTGGACTTATAATGAAGACTTtctcggaaaaaaaaaatcattttttgtgtGTATTTTTACAGTTATTTTGGGCAATTTTCTTgtcaaattttgagaaaaatgtaAGTTTCTATTCTCTgatcttgttttatttatatgattttttttttttttttgaagtgtcTGAAATAGCtcttatttaattcatttgaCTTAGACTAATTCTTCATTTGGTTCCAGAgaaattgaggaaaaaattttgaatctttaatGTGGTGTTAACATGTGCTTTATATCCAATAAATAAAGCCCCTTTCGTATTATAGTTTGATTGCCTCAAAATTctgaggaaaaatataaagattataaaataaaaaggaaagtcaaaataaaattaaaaaaaaattaaataaattttcttttatattttccttccatttttatttttttttctatttctttttcctacattttctctcaaacttttcggtaatcaaacatagcctaagtgaATACACAAGATAAATGtaagtttcaaaatattttggtaaaataacaTATGGTATTTTGCATATTGGATGGTGTCAAATGTcaatacaaaatttgatatggaAATTAGGCACACCCattttccatgatttttttctttagtttttggacaatttttggGTATTTTGCAAAAATTCAGCTTTTCATGGATTTCTGGACATTTTCCAGAGGAAAATGACAATATACTTTGTAATGACTACtttacata is from Vitis riparia cultivar Riparia Gloire de Montpellier isolate 1030 chromosome 10, EGFV_Vit.rip_1.0, whole genome shotgun sequence and encodes:
- the LOC117923634 gene encoding uncharacterized protein LOC117923634 isoform X3 is translated as MDGERVFSEIQDPEVEPLKSRVSSSHLDCEELNNQREQSNSPLIVDSVFQNMSKPGDYDTEFPRGSRLVNAEQLESNADHSMQGKYFYYGSPHYEESGVWIPVSVPPMSESEHEEWTKGFCSNGGHLPEGDMGWSQFIREDKELTMWDVVVEMLVLAQGKVSAFASGGTNGCIIPWVSSHLLEQAWNEMAQTLTAANFGKTREILEAEPPRWLADSSAAACMLCSVRFHPIMCSRHHCRFCGGIFCNECSKGRSLLPAKFRTGDPQRVCDVCFVRLDSVQSYLMDQVSHAAQLPTHDLTDLSTLRSWVNFPWGQSMEYEIYKATNTIQGYNKVGSLKPEKLIPDAILRQAKGLAILTIVKVGMMVTYKIGTGLVVARKEDGSWSPPSAISSFGAGWGAQVGGELTDFIIVLRTNDAVKTFSGNAHLSVGGGLSAAVGIVGRAVEADVRAGDGGFAACYTYSCSKEIP
- the LOC117923634 gene encoding uncharacterized protein LOC117923634 isoform X1, translating into MDGERVFSEIQDPEVEPLKSRVSSSHLDCEELNNQREQSNSPLIVDSVFQNMSKPGDYDTEFPRGSRLVNAEQLESNADHSMQGKYFYYGSPHYEESGVWIPVSVPPMSESEHEEWTKGFCSNGGHLPEGDMGWSQFIREDKELTMWDVVVEMLVLAQGKVSAFASGGTNGCIIPWVSSHLLEQAWNEMAQTLTAANFGKTREILEAEPPRWLADSSAAACMLCSVRFHPIMCSRHHCRFCGGIFCNECSKGRSLLPAKFRTGDPQRVCDVCFVRLDSVQSYLMDQVSHAAQLPTHDLTDLSTLRSWVNFPWGQSMEYEIYKATNTIQGYNKVGSLKPEKLIPDAILRQAKGLAILTIVKVGMMVTYKIGTGLVVARKEDGSWSPPSAISSFGAGWGAQVGGELTDFIIVLRTNDAVKTFSGNAHLSVGGGLSAAVGIVGRAVEADVRAGDGGFAACYTYSCSKGAFLGCSIEGSIFTTRKQENSRFYGSQSISASDILLGSLPQPPAAAILYRALTDLYQKLDG
- the LOC117923634 gene encoding uncharacterized protein LOC117923634 isoform X2, whose amino-acid sequence is MSKPGDYDTEFPRGSRLVNAEQLESNADHSMQGKYFYYGSPHYEESGVWIPVSVPPMSESEHEEWTKGFCSNGGHLPEGDMGWSQFIREDKELTMWDVVVEMLVLAQGKVSAFASGGTNGCIIPWVSSHLLEQAWNEMAQTLTAANFGKTREILEAEPPRWLADSSAAACMLCSVRFHPIMCSRHHCRFCGGIFCNECSKGRSLLPAKFRTGDPQRVCDVCFVRLDSVQSYLMDQVSHAAQLPTHDLTDLSTLRSWVNFPWGQSMEYEIYKATNTIQGYNKVGSLKPEKLIPDAILRQAKGLAILTIVKVGMMVTYKIGTGLVVARKEDGSWSPPSAISSFGAGWGAQVGGELTDFIIVLRTNDAVKTFSGNAHLSVGGGLSAAVGIVGRAVEADVRAGDGGFAACYTYSCSKGAFLGCSIEGSIFTTRKQENSRFYGSQSISASDILLGSLPQPPAAAILYRALTDLYQKLDG
- the LOC117924019 gene encoding BES1/BZR1 homolog protein 4-like isoform X1 gives rise to the protein MTGTRLPTWKERENNKRRERRRRAIAAKIYSGLRMYGNYKLPKHCDNNEVLKALCNEAGWTVEEDGTTYRKGCKPVERMDIMGGSASASPCSSYQPSPCASYNPSPCASYNPSPCASYNPSPASSSFPSPVSSRYAANANVSADANALIPWLKNLSSGSSSTSSKFPHHLYIHGGSISAPVTPPLSSPTARTPRLKNDWDDTTGGPGWAGQRYFLPSSTPPSPGRQVHPDSGWFAGMQIPQGGPASPTFSLVSANPFGFKEEVLAGGGSRMWTPGQSGTCSPAVAAGSDHTADVPMADGIAAEFAFGSNTTGLVKPWEGERIHEECGSDELELTLGSSRTR
- the LOC117924019 gene encoding BES1/BZR1 homolog protein 4-like isoform X2; translation: MTGTRLPTWKERENNKRRERRRRAIAAKIYSGLRMYGNYKLPKHCDNNEVLKALCNEAGWTVEEDGTTYRKGCKPVERMDIMGGSASASPCSSYQPSPCASYNPSPCASYNPSPCASYNPSPASSSFPSPVSSRYAANANVSADANALIPWLKNLSSGSSSTSSKFPHHLYIHGGSISAPVTPPLSSPTARTPRLKNDWDDTTGGPGWAGQRYFLPSSTPPSPGRQVHPDSGWFAGMQIPQGGPASPTFSLVSANPFGFKEEVLAGGGSRMWTPGQSGTCSPAVAAGSDHTADVPMADGIAAEFAFGSNTTGLVKPWEGERIHEECGSDELELTLGSSRTR